In Phlebotomus papatasi isolate M1 chromosome 1, Ppap_2.1, whole genome shotgun sequence, the following proteins share a genomic window:
- the LOC129809483 gene encoding coiled-coil domain-containing protein 134-like encodes MELLGTLQICVLFLALTSAASDEETSLNITPKIYSNIFVRKREEHRLVRTHLRITDSYEKQFTLLKLAYEKILQVIQESRKVLQEEPEGKVLPANQTEMEALFLLLENTCLFGDLVLYMPDISFRVLEKVPHWREIIDWALKITMRHEIVIDERSMEMLSLFNQEINPDQRTSDYINPYRQEMDYPPPEMTKPTKKIRKKLKRGPQLTGGQKNHEDL; translated from the exons ATGGAACTCCTCGGAACTTTGCAAATATGTGTCCTTTTCCTTGCCCTAACCTCTGCAGCCAGCGACGAAGAGACTTCCTTGAATATTACACCAAAAATCT ATTCAAATATCTTTGTGAGAAAGAGGGAAGAACACCGGCTAGTTCGAACGCATTTGCGAATCACGGACAGCTATGAGAAACAATTTACCCTCCTCAAATTAGCTTACGAGAAAATCCTTCAG GTGATACAGGAAAGCCGAAAAGTTTTACAAGAGGAGCCTGAAGGGAAGGTACTACCGGCAAATCAGACGGAGATGGAAGCTCTGTTTCTTCTGCTGGAAAATACTTGTTTATTTGGAGATCTGGTACTCTACATGCCAGATATATCTTTCAGGGTACTTGAGAAGGTGCCGCACTGGAGAGAAATTATAGATTGGGCATTGAAAATAACAATGAGACATGAAATTGTGATTGACGAGAGATCAATGGAGATGTTAAGTTTATTCAACCAGGAAATCAATCCAGATCAGCGCACCAGTGACTATATCAATCCATACAGACAAGAAATGGACTATCCGCCCCCTGAGATGACCAAACCCACCAAGAAGATCCGGAAGAAGCTGAAGCGGGGACCTCAGCTCACCGGTGGTCAGAAAAATCATGAAGACTTGTAG
- the LOC129809478 gene encoding putative ATP-dependent RNA helicase DDX11-like protein 8: MTSTVKDFNFPFVPYKIQQDFMTGLYEVIEKGQIGIFESPTGTGKTLSLLCGALTWLCDHEDKVKEDLREKLRDLQQKIDQEEKNSASSNDWIDSQYATIRLKEDLMSQRQILDKILEYEKKIEGIRARKIKEIREKKKWRTSERKKPEEEMENPEESLPSTEEDFLIEENEGEEEEPVEQNPPEKHRNTKIFFCSRTHSQLSQVVEEVKRTKFAENLRVVSLGSRQNFCINKEVRNLKSVALINEKCLDLQRNRSKVTSAEDGKVLKRKKGKGCEFLKESAIETLRDTALSEIVDIEDIVELGRIEKGCPYYANRAAISDAQLILLPYQMIFHKRTREQTGIDLRDSVIIVDEAHNLLDTVSSIHCAEIFLDQLREVHSQLTAYRDKYMKRFSTKNLLKLNQLIFVAIRLIKMIPEAPKISHRIILTHELMSEGEFFNINLYELLTFCENTRLAQKIQGFSVNLSGKIAESSEPPKSATQMLLEKLETEEQKKKRGKKPMTVQEQIEDTVEIKKNSPSVIRLFLGFLECLTEDIADGRILLTWDPKPRIKYLLLKPDAHFADILKDCRALIVAGGTMQPTNELTEQLFSRQTSRIKEYFFDHVVAEDSVLPIVVSRGPTGKPLHLNFATRSSKESLNAIGMSLQNICNVVPAGIVVFLGSYDYLDTVFQHLEQSGMLERIRGRKKVFKEPRQGARIERVLNDYSDAVTRGGGAIMFSVVGGKLSEGLNFSDDLGRCVVVVGLPYPNKTNPELLEKMKHCDAVLRAGAGNEYYENICMKAVNQCIGRAVRHINDYASVILLDERYATEKTSKKLPGWIRRSLKEAPNFGMVQAFLVKFFREKRAKPLRD; the protein is encoded by the exons atgacTTCAACAGTGAAAGACTTCAATTTCCCCTTTGTCCCATACAAGATCCAACAGGATTTTATGACTGGCCTCTACGAAGTCATCGAGAAGGGTCAGATAGGAATCTTTGAGAGTCCAACAGGGACAGGGAAAACCTTAAGCCTTCTCTGCGGAGCACTGACTTGGCTGTGTGACCATGAAGACAAAGTCAAAGAAGACTTGAGGGAGAAATTGAGAGATCTTCAGCAAAAAATCGACCAGGAAGAGAAGAATAGTGCGTCATCCAATGATTGGATAGACAGTCAGTATGCTACAATTAGATTAAAAGAAGATTTGATGTCGCAGAGACAAATTCTGGACAAGATTCTTGAATATGAAAAGAAGATTGAAGGGATTCGGGCTAGAAAGATAAAAGAAATCCGGGAGAAGAAGAAATGGAGAACCAGTGAAAGGAAAAAACCAGAGGAGGAGATGGAAAATCCTGAAGAAAGTTTGCCAAGTACAGAGGAAGACTTTCTCATTGAAGAGAATGAAGGAGAGGAGGAGGAACCTGTTGAACAAAATCCTCCGGAGAAGCATAGGAATACAAAGATTTTCTTCTGCAGCCGCACGCATTCCCAACTCTCTCAGGTGGTGGAGGAAGTCAAGAGGACGAAATTCGCTGAGAATCTTAGAGTAGTATCCTTGGGATCGAGGCAGAATTTCTGTATAAATAAGGAAGTAAGAAACCTAAAATCAGTGGCTCTTATCAATGAAAAATGCCTGGATTTGCAGAGAAATCGCTCGAAAGTAACATCCGCTGAAGACGGTAAAGTCCTAAAACGCAAGAAGGGCAAAGGATGTGAGTTTCTCAAGGAATCTGCGATAGAGACCTTGAGAGATACAGCCCTATCGGAGATTGTGGATATTGAAGATATTGTTGAATTGGGAAGAATTGAGAAAGGTTGCCCCTACTACGCCAACCGAGCAGCAATCTCTGATGCTCAACTTATTCTCTTGCCCTATCAGATGATTTTTCACAAACGCACGAGGGAACAGACAGGGATTGACTTGAGGGATTCTGTAATTATCGTGGATGAAGCTCACAATCTCTTGGACACCGTCTCATCAATCCATTGTGCGGAAATATTTTTGGATCAACTCAGAGAGGTCCATAGCCAGCTCACTGCCTACAGAGACAAGTACATGAAGAGATTCAGCACGAAAAATCTCCTGAAGCTCAATCAGCTGATTTTTGTGGCCATAAGACTGATTAAAATGATCCCCGAGGCACCTAAAATATCTCACAGAATCATTCTCACTCACGAATTGATGTCTGAGGGAGAGTTTTTCAACATCAATCTCTATGAATTGCTAACCTTCTGCGAGAATACTCGCTTAGCTCAGAAGATTCAAGGATTCTCAGTCAATTTGAGCGGGAAAATTGCTGAAAGTTCTGAGCCACCTAAATCAGCCACTCAGATGCTCCTTGAGAAACTCGAAACGGAGGAGCAGAAAAAGAAAAGAGGAAAGAAACCTATGACTGTCCAAGAACAAATTGAAGATACTGTAGAAATCAAGAAGAACTCACCATCAGTTATTCGTCTTTTCTTGGGATTCCTTGAATGCCTGACAGAAGACATTGCAGATGGGAGGATTCTTCTAACTTGGGATCCCAAGCCACGGATAAAGTACCTCCTCCTGAAGCCTGATGCACATTTTGCAGATATCCTCAAGGATTGTCGCGCCCTAATAGTTGCAGGAGGAACAATGCAGCCTACAAATGAACTAACTGAGCAACTGTTTTCTCGCCAGACTTCTAGGattaaggaatatttttttgatcACGTTGTAGCCGAAGATTCAGTTTTGCCCATTGTAGTTTCACGTGGTCCTACCGGAAAGCCTCTGCATTTGAACTTCGCCACCAGGAGTTCTAAAGAATCCCTCAATGCAATTGGAATGAGCCTCCAGAACATCTGCAATGTTGTTCCAGCAGGAATTGTGGTCTTTTTGGGGTCCTACGATTATTTAGATACAGTTTTTCAGCATCTGGAACAAAGTGGAATGCTTGAGAGGATCCGCGGGAGGAAGAAAGTGTTCAAGGAACCTCGACAAGGAGCTCGAATTGAGAGAGTTTTGAACGATTATTCTGATGCTGTCACTAGAGGTGGAGGAGCAATTATGTTCAGTGTTGTGGGTGGAAAACTTTCAGAAGGACTTAATTTCTCAGATGATCTTGGGAGATGTGTGGTTGTAGTGGGACTTCCCTATCCCAACAAGACCAATCCTGAgcttttagagaaaatgaagcACTGTGATGCTGTCCTGAGGGCAGGAGCTGGAAATGAATACTACGAAAACATCTGCATGAAAGCTGTAAATCAATGCATAG GAAGAGCGGTCCGGCATATAAATGACTATGCTAGTGTCATCCTTCTCGATGAACGTTATGCCACCGAGAAGACCTCAAAGAAATTGCCCGGGTGGATTAGGAGAAGTTTGAAAGAAGCCCCGAATTTCGGGATGGTCCAGGCTTTCCTGGTTAAGTTTTTCCGGGAGAAACGAGCAAAACCGTTGAGagattga
- the LOC129809476 gene encoding meckelin: MRLPISLMTIISVGWNFQPNTQVTGEENSVYLFKSVESCKKGEYFDVNYLKCKKCESELNLVPSKDRLTCECYPKELERIEYDNVLQQSICDRKCKKSTNETNSCDDGGHCGLHYVNQTNLSHQVRHIQILGAFPPPANCTCNYKHSSLYRNMYCIPNHLLKDYANYGHFRLGTVTEDLMYLTFFCHTLKRWKECNHLANLCALSLYNLDRPSACFLFFATQTPDITSTNDLSEKTMPPLFYRRGRNSIEELDKILDFSFDVQEGDTVNFTALQFTLDGQLKQFRPVNVLRELNLCPTSRREVLFGRSFSLSCKVPMEDVVLDGNSQLIFSTLFVNYIEKKMPLIRSIPVLIRNSPNSNMNDNPEAWQLVRRFFTVDLVSGLRSNYIPKIYEEDRLQDKFDFIRYLISVELRFRVKTESNKLSTPLLILKYGEYNTSQQDIHPTIDFHFSVTFSKSFNFQSLLEILLPIFILLAFVLAIFEAIAYKTRQHKLIYDLDVFGKFIVFLLSKIGTALFAIVIIICLYIHLTFKSQKQIQLLLPLPVEQLLKILTGIALILKSIKLAQHLWQIAHIDIFFIDWERPRIFENRNQLDTPSVCSGSVTARLASPCESISAWRSYFVANEWQELTTTRKISMFIHLVGLIWILLIVKAENFASRNFFFHLWPSKDPPDGILLMSTGILAFTFIYIVQRIFNFVIWERYFKNPIQQFIDVCCIANVSVFILRLESYGYYIHGRSPHGFSDTDICSMILQFRQEERGQRGLTPGSELQTYSLLAPRNLRVFYDRLILPLQHPPQINEYVTKGYEGNFERTILTYYSINRFFGAFIDHALKDLDYIVKEKTILEKLLNCEFEAILSENKGIFYVDNRHSFDEILFYGSELLFFQFELILFVFIIGISHNFLLAIVAVGIIYKLLKLLMAQTTKHNLAKKTLIDKRFLM, encoded by the exons ATGAGACTTCCCATCTCACTGATGACCATCATTTCAGTGGGATGGAACTTTCAGCCAAACACCCAAGTGACTGGTGAGGAAAACAGTGTCTACCTGTTCAAGAGTGTTGAGAGTTGCAAAAAGGGTGAATATTTCGATGTGAACTACTTAAAATGCAAGAAATGTGAAAGTGAATTGAATTTGGTACCATCGAAGGATC GTCTCACATGCGAATGCTACCCTAAAGAGTTGGAGCGCATTGAATATGACAATGTCCTTCAGCAATCGATTTGCGATCGGAAATGCAAGAAATCCACCAATGAAACGAATTCTTGTGACGATGGTGGCCACTGTGGCCTTCACTATGTCAATCAGACCAATTTAAGTCATCAGGTGAGACATATCCAAATTCTAGGGGCATTCCCTCCACCAGCCAACTGTACATGCAACTACAAGCATTCATCGCTATATCGCAACATGTATTGCATTCCCAATCACTTGCTAAAAGATTATGCCAATTATGGGCATTTTCGACTCGGAACGGTGACTGAGGATCTTATGTACCTGACCTTCTTCTGCCACACTCTCAAACGATGGAAGGAGTGCAATCATTTGGCTAATCTGTGTGCCCTTTCCCTCTACAATCTCGACCGACCATCTGCCTGTTTTCTCTTCTTCGCCACCCAAACACCCGATATCACATCCACCAACGATCTCAGTGAGAAGACAATGCCACCACTCTTCTATCGTCGTGGAAGAAATTCCATCGAGGAACTGGATAAAATTCTGGACTTCTCCTTTGACGTCCAAGAAGGAGACACCGTAAACTTTACAGCCCTCCAATTCACGTTGGATGGACAATTGAAGCAATTTCGTCCGGTCAATGTCCTTCGTGAGCTCAATCTCTGTCCCACATCTCGTCGGGAAGTCCTTTTTGGGCGGAGTTTCTCGCTTTCGTGTAAAGTGCCAATGGAAGATGTCGTACTAGATGGAAATTCCCAACTAATTTTTAGCACTCTCTTTGTCAACTACATCGAGAAAAAAATGCCACTAATCCGAAGTATTCCAGTGCTAATCAGAAACTCTCCCAATTCCAATATGAATGACAATCCCGAAGCATGGCAATTGGTAAGGAGATTCTTCACAGTAGACCTAGTTAGTGGCCTTCGCAGTAACTATATTCCCAAAATTTACGAAGAAGATCGACTTCAGGATAAATTTGACTTCATACGCTATCTCATCAGTGTCGAGCTTAGGTTCAGGGTAAAGACTGAGAGCAATAAACTCTCAACTCCACTTCTCATCCTCAAATACGGAGAGTACAATACGAGCCAACAAGATATTCATCCCACCATTGACTTCCATTTCTCTGTGACCTTTTCCAAAAGCTTCAACTTCCAATCTCTCTTGGAGATTCTTTTGCCCATTTTCATCCTCTTGGCTTTTGTTCTGGCCATCTTTGAGGCGATTGCTTACAAAACACGCCAGCATAAGCTCATCTATGACCTCGATGTCTTTGGCAAATTCATTGTGTTTCTGCTATCAAAAATTGGAACAGCTCTCTTTGCCATTGTCATCATCATTTGCCTTTACATCCATCTCACATTCAAGTCCCAAAAGCAAATCCAACTTCTTCTCCCACTTCCTGTTGAGCAACTGCTAAAAATTCTCACAGGAATCGCTTTGATACTCAAATCTATCAAATTGGCTCAACATCTCTGGCAAATTGCACACATTGACATCTTCTTCATTGACTGGGAACGTCCCAGAATCTTTGAGAATCGCAATCAACTGGATACACCTTCAGTTTGCAGTGGATCCGTCACGGCCAGATTAGCATCTCCATGTGAAAGTATTTCAGCATGGAGAAGTTACTTTGTGGCCAATGAATGGCAGGAACTTACAACCACTCGAAAGATTTCCATGTTCATTCATCTGGTGGGATTAATTTGGATCTTACTGATCGTAAAAGCAGAAAATTTTGCctcaagaaattttttcttcCATCTCTGGCCATCTAAAGATCCTCCCGATGGGATTCTGCTCATGTCAACGGGAATTCTGGCATTCACCTTCATCTACATTGTTCAGaggattttcaattttgtcatcTGGGAGAGATATTTTAAGAATCCTATTCAGCAATTTATTGATGTGTGTTGCATAGCAAATGTTTCGGTTTTTATACTTCGTCTTGAATCCTACGGATACTATATACACGGTAGATCGCCCCATGGCTTTTCAGACACCGACATCTGCTCAATGATCCTTCAGTTCCGGCAGGAAGAACGAGGACAGAGAGGTCTCACTCCAGGATCTGAATTACAAACATATTCTCTGCTAGCTCCAAGGAATTTAAG GGTCTTCTACGATAGATTGATTCTTCCCTTGCAGCATCCTCCTCAGATAAATGAATACGTCACAAAAGGTTACGAGGGGAATTTTGAGAGAACCATTCTTACTTACTACAGCATTAATCGCTTCTTCGGAGCCTTTATCGATCAC GCTCTTAAGGATCTTGATTACATCGTGAAAGAAAAGACTATCTTGGAAAAACTACTCAACTGCGAGTTTGAAGCCATTCTTTCAGAAa ATAAAGGAATATTTTATGTGGACAACAGACACTCCTTTGATGAGATCCTCTTCTATGGAAGTGAATTACTCTTTTTCCAATTTGAACTCATTCTCTTCGTATTTATCATTGGAATATCGCACAATTTTCTTCTAGCAATTGTAGCCGTTGGGATTATATACAAG CTCTTGAAACTTCTTATGGCTCAAACAACAAAGCACAATTTAGCTAAAAAGACTTTAATAGACAAGAGATTTCTCATGTGA
- the LOC129809484 gene encoding nuclear cap-binding protein subunit 2 isoform X1 — protein MAASSVELSSYRDQHFKGSRTDQERLLKTSTTLYVGNLSFFTTEEQIHELFSRCGDIRRIVMGLDKFKKTPCGFCFVEYYTRNDAEMSMRYINGTRLDDRLIRVDWDAGFIEGRQYGRGKSGGQVRDEYRTDYDSGRGGYGKILQQKAVPNTDNL, from the exons ATGGCAGCATCATCCGTGGAATTAAGTTCATATCGAGATCAGCATTTTAAG GGCTCTCGTACTGACCAAGAACGCCTTTTGAAGACCTCCACCACACTCTACGTCGGCAATTTGTCCTTTTTCACAACTGAGGAACAAATACATGAACTTTTCTCACGCTGTGGCGATATAAGACGCATTGTAATGGGCCTGGACAAGTTCAAGAAGACACCTTGCGGATTTTGTTTTGTGGAATACTATACGAGGAATGATGCAGAAATGTCCATGAGATATATAAATGGTACAAGGTTGGACGATCGCTTAATTCGTGTTGACTGGGATGCAGGCTTTATAGAAGGACGTCAATATGGGAGAGGAAAATCTGGTGGGCAGGTGAGAGACGAATACAGAACTGACTACGATTCCGGACGAGGTGGCTACGGTAAGATTCTGCAGCAGAAAGCCGTTCCGAACACAGATAATCTTTAA
- the LOC129809484 gene encoding nuclear cap-binding protein subunit 2 isoform X2 — MAASSVELSSYRDQHFKGSRTDQERLLKTSTTLYVGNLSFFTTEEQIHELFSRCGDIRRIVMGLDKFKKTPCGFCFVEYYTRNDAEMSMRYINGTRLDDRLIRVDWDAGFIEGRQYGRGKSGGQVRDEYRTDYDSGRGGYALLYKSS, encoded by the exons ATGGCAGCATCATCCGTGGAATTAAGTTCATATCGAGATCAGCATTTTAAG GGCTCTCGTACTGACCAAGAACGCCTTTTGAAGACCTCCACCACACTCTACGTCGGCAATTTGTCCTTTTTCACAACTGAGGAACAAATACATGAACTTTTCTCACGCTGTGGCGATATAAGACGCATTGTAATGGGCCTGGACAAGTTCAAGAAGACACCTTGCGGATTTTGTTTTGTGGAATACTATACGAGGAATGATGCAGAAATGTCCATGAGATATATAAATGGTACAAGGTTGGACGATCGCTTAATTCGTGTTGACTGGGATGCAGGCTTTATAGAAGGACGTCAATATGGGAGAGGAAAATCTGGTGGGCAGGTGAGAGACGAATACAGAACTGACTACGATTCCGGACGAGGTGGCTACG CTCTTCTCTACAAGTCTTCATGA